The segment AAAATTACGGAAGTTGTATAAAATTGACTATGACTTATTGCACAAGATGGAAGATTTGAGAAAGGAGAAAGGAGAAGTAATTAAATCGTTTCGTCAAAATCTGACGTTGGGTAATGTAAGTGCGACCGCTACCATGATCGAATTATCATTGAGAAACGAGGACACGCTGACACCAATAGAGAATGTAATCTCAGATGATTCCAACTTGGAGTCAAAGAGAAGTAGGCAGGGAGTTGGACTGTCACCAACTCcaaggaaaataaagaaaagtaAACCAGGTGAATATAATCATTTCACAATGATATGACAGCATGAtaatgcacattaattttgtcaatatacattgttatttgtttgtttgttatataaacaatttcaacatgttgaaagtaaatacaatatattttatatgttctTAGAATTTGGAATTATTCAGTTGGTTTGGAGTGgatgatgaaaataatgaacatgcTTACCTGGatgatattttaatttaatttaacaGTTTCTGCAAAGACTCCAGATAAACCCAAGCGAAAGCCATGTATTAAACTTTTGACACCCAGTAAAATTAAGGtgaatgtgtaattttgtgCATGCCATTAATAAGTAGAAATAGACATGTATTAAATAAGTTTAATGATGTAAAGTTCAATGTAGTTTCAAACTTTGATAAATCTTTTGAGTATGGGTTATTAAGTGTTTCTGTTATTGAAATGCTGCACATTATTCAAAGATTCTGAGCATCTGATGCCTTTTAATGGAAATAATTGATGGTTCATTCTTGTTTGGTTATCATAtgattgatatacatgtgtaacaaTTTGTATATCATATGgctgttttaaaattcaacttGCATATATTTGTAGGTGTTGTTCAACACTGGAAAACAGATCAAATCTAGACTTGTGAAGGATGCTGAACTAAAACGAGTTGTCAAAGCCATATCAAATGGACAGCCTAAACGAAAGATAGCAATGATAGCATATAACTCTTTTCTGAAAGAGGAATTCATTAGCTGCGTTATCAGTGACATAAAAAAAGACATTACAAAGTTGGTATCCAAAAAGGCAAATTGCTGCTTAAGAAGTACAAAGTGTGACAACttatctaatttcaaatttgaCAGATTACTTTTTGAGATACAGTTACATGCTCCCATATTATACAAAACTCTGTCGCATTCTCTCAAAGATTCCCACGTTGGAATAGCAGTAACCACAGCCATTATTACGAGAAACAAAAATATGCATATGTCTGCACTACATCACATTGTTGCTCAAATTTTGGATCACAGTGGGACAACAGATGAGgtaaaatttcaaattgaatCCCGTATGatctgaatttttcaaaataatttacttATATATCTGGAAAGGATAATTAGGAACTGGAATTTTCTTATAGATATTTAGAACTTGCAGCTAGATAATAGTGTTTTGTCTCTGTTCCTGTTTTGATATGTACTATATACTCCTTATCAAAACAAGCCTCTATTTCTAATTTTCTATTGttagtgtcacagcaggtgtggcacgataaagatcccttcaagttcaatggccataagtgctgagcataggcataaattttgccgcctttcaccggcagtagtgacgtctccctatgagtgaaataattctcgagagggacgttaaacaatattcaatcaatctattgTTTGTTCAGATGTCAACATTTCATTGAATGTACTCACTTTTAAAAGggacgagatcaaaagttcaatgtccgacaaaaactaaatttacataattttctctaagccccccccccccccccccctaaaatctaaatatgatgaatgtagaaactgaatggaaaaaaaaaacatacaagaGTATAAATACAGGTAACagtctgtataccttttctactggtTATTCACAAATGCAAGTGTTAATTGAAACTATTTAATGGTCattgaaatgtaatattatCATGTGTCaacaattgttgtttttttttctttccactATTAAAAGTGTAATCGCTATTGGATaacagaaacttacgggagttTTTACCCTCCCTCCCCCTagctatttgaatttagatttttatcagactttgatcttgcccctaatgACCATCAACTTCCACATGATTAGCATACATTTATATCAAGTAGAATGTTAAGATCACGGGTGCCATGCAGTGTTTGatatcattatacattttaaaatttcacattcTGTGGTTCATGATAGTAGTAATTGTAATATTAAAGCAAATTTTATTGATCAGATTCTTATTACAGTGCATTTCCTTGTTCCAAAAAATGGGACTGAGTGTGTCCTCCTCAGCAGCAACTAAGAAGAAGGCAGATCTAGCAGAGTACCAGACTGAGCACATCAACTCGACAGTCATCAATGAAAAAAAGGCACTGGAAACTTTAGGTACTGATGATCTGAACACTTCAGATATAATCGGGGATAATTTTGACATTTCTAAAAGCCCATCAAACATGAGCAAAGAAAAACAGAGAAAGAGTCTGCATTGGTTCTTAATGATAGGTTTACAGAAGCGTATTACTGACAATGGTTTAAGTAATCAGTCCCCATCTGTATCCATCAGTGCTGTTAATAATGGTGTTTTTGTTCCAAGTCGTTCTGATTGTGAGTTTTTAGAGGAGAATTGTCTATTTcatattatgaaaataattgtcaAGTATGTAGAATGTTTCAAAAAGTATGCTCCATACCTGCCAGATGTTATTCATCACCCTCATCTTGATGAAATGTCTAGAAAGTCTGATTTTGTGGTTCTGGATTTATTGGACAAAAGTGAGAATAAGAGCGAGGACATGATAACAATTCTGGAACACATCCATGCAAAATATATTGCACACACTCAGGAAGAAAACCCCAAGGTTATCAAGAAGAAGGTATTTGGGGGCGATGTGTTGACAAACGAACGAGCCTACAGTGCTCAGTTAGCAATGCTGAATGGCAGGTCCGAGTTTGATCAGCTGGCAGGTGTTATTCACAGACCAGAAGGGTTGCATCGTATGATGAATCTATGTTTGGTAATAGCTGAATAGTTATGTTTGTTGCTGTTCATGGAGTTATAGGTATTTTATTTCTGTTTCGTTGAGTTTCATGGTCTCTTAGGTCTCACAGTTTACCATGCCATatttgtgtaataaaaatttgATCTAAATAACTCCATAAGCATTTATTTTATTGACCTTACACATGGAAGATTTGGTAGTCTGTGTCATCTTAGGGACCCCTCTGGTTTTTAACTGTTTTTAAGAAGAGAAATTCCACATCAATTTCTTGagttaagatttttttctagataTCTTGATTTTAGTTCCATTGGTCAAAACAAAGAAAGTGTACGTTTCTTTCATCAGAATAAttcagggttggcaaaaaagtggtcaatatgagtattgacagGGCTGGTGATCAATACTGGTTAAAGCTGGTTAATAcaggttgattgaaaattgtttggtcattatagCCTGTGTTATTGGTTTATattataaatgtttaagtggCCATTATGGTAattactgtaattcataacatgcactatcagtttataatataagtgttttctatttctgttaaACTTTCTcagtttaacaagaactacctgTTGTTTCTAATCTTCATTTTAgctgttaaataaacatttgaggggatAGGTTGGTTATATTTTCATAACATTAACAtgcacactggtcatctctggtcccagagTATGCATTAACACATCTGTGAACTCTTGTTTCCTGTGGTCAGGTAAATTTCCTGCTCTGTGCATTGCAATACATTGTTTATCTACAGCACTGTCCCCAATTCATACTAAATCACTGTGTTTATTCAATGTCCAGTTACTTGTTATTCTTAAACACTGAATTTTAAGTTAACATCCCCACCCCCCAATTTTACTGTGATCAATGGTAGGCCacctgtcaatcaaactttaacaatagatctcatgtggagtgacatctgcacaGAGGGTGGTCTGTACATGTAGCTATTGCGATACAtgttgttggttgttttttttataacaatAGCAGTCAATAATTACTGGTAGTCTTTATATCTTGAAGCCCAGTACCTGAGTTTTAATAGCataactgctattttcttgtaattcaaaattttgaaaaagaccATAATTGTATTTACCccctctatatatacatgtattatgaattacacaatcagaaattaaacaataccagatttgcatattaatttctaaaatttgtaaCTTAATATTGAAATGATTTATATTATCTTTACAAGAAATTTGCAAAAGAATAGGAAAATGGAAAGTTAGAATCTGAAATGACCGATATTGACCACTTTGGGAGTATTGACAGGGACGGTTAAAACATGGGGTTCTAACCGCCCAACCCTGGAATAATTACGGTTTTAGCTCCTAGTATTCACAACTACTTAACAGTGGTGTGATTTTTTTCCTCTTTAAAGTTGAAATCTTTTGATTGGCTCAATTTCCGAGAAAATAAAACACTCTGGGTTTGAcctaaagtgacagaaaatgatattttaccaGTAGGTTGAGgtgtttttcttcatttttgaccagttttcctccgATTtgtgaggaattcagtcacagccCTGACTTAGTCTTGAGGATATGGAGTATTTCTTTATCTgttatgtttcaaaatgttcaattattgAATGTTGCATTTCAGAGCATTTATTGAAAGGGGAATGGGATACTGTCTATCTATACAACTGAAAAATGTATGAACATACAAgcaactttcaattttttttttaaatcacccAAGATTAAATGGAAAGGAAGTATTTCACATAATGGAGATGTCCCAATCCCATATTAGgatcttttatttgtttatatgttCAAATGTTGCAACtaacttttatttttttcttatcaCTAACCTTTTCAAAAGTTGCCATGtagtaaaacacaattatagcAAACATGCTTTGAATGAATTTACAATTATAATCATAAAGTAATCCCAATTTAAGTATCTTTGATTTGTTTATCTATGTTCAATGTTCTTACTAATTTTTATTCTCATCTGATCGCTAACCTTTTGAAAGGTGCCATATACAGTAAAAAGCAGTTATTTAAGGtttataaaacttcattatatgcTTTTTTCTACTtaaaaccatatatatatataataacttGATCATTGTCTATAATTTATCCATACCTCTTGTAATGTTTATGCAAAAGTAAATTTGAGTAaccaattcaattaaaaatatttctgaacaATAATTGCATCATCTTACTCATTTTTGTAACATTTCAGCTCGTGTATCAGCAATTTTACAAGTTGACTTCTGCTGGGGAAGTAGGTACTTTAAGTCAGCTGCGAAATGTTGTTCACAGAATAGATGTCCATGGTGGCGATGAAGTCATTCAGAAGTACAGGTATCAATAACTTTGTATTAATTTCATGTACATCGACATGGAAATAAGTTAATAGCTAGAAGTGCATTACTTATTAGATGCTTTTCAACACACTAAtactttaaatttaaaaaagacataAAAACCATACAAACTGACCCTATCAGTAGCAATACCAACTATAATTTGATGAATAAtaaacaatgtttttttttaagtgtgtgcaaaaatatcattataattatgcatgttgaaattaaagaAGGGAAAAAATTTCACAAAGGACCACTCTGCTTGAAAAGAAAATGCTAGTGTGTTTGGTGAGGTTTCTAGGAACACCAGGAAaagtgggtgggtgggtgtgcCTTGCCTGCTCACTAAGacatttctattattttttttttttttatagatttactgattttttatttttgtattagaGCTCACTATGCATTTCTGATGGACTACTTGGATGCCTTCACCGCAGGAGCATGCCTACATCTTCTGGACATGGATAATTTGGATTCTGAACCGAACCGAAAACAAGAGATTTTTGAGACCCAATCTGCAGAAGACAAGATCAAGTTTATTCGTCAGATTGCCAAGGATATACTTGATAGATATGTAAACCTTAGTGATGGTAAGATATTACTTAGAAGATAAAGCAATCCTTGACCAGATTGATGTGAAATACTGTTAGATAATTATGAGTattttaacatgtacatgttgtagTTAATTTTTATGTACTACATATTCTAAgcatttaaaatcttttcacATGGGTTGTTTTCCATATTTCGGTAGATTGTGATCGATTGTCAGAGAAAGTTCAAGAACTAGatgtcaaaagtcaacaaaTCCGAGACATGTTTGACCATGAA is part of the Ostrea edulis chromosome 2, xbOstEdul1.1, whole genome shotgun sequence genome and harbors:
- the LOC130051589 gene encoding uncharacterized protein LOC130051589, which translates into the protein MKIHDKSNKMDAPTCRTCRAILDKKSRRTIFSSTFEFTQQLCEVLGSIPSPNDGSYVCSQCYSKLRKLYKIDYDLLHKMEDLRKEKGEVIKSFRQNLTLGNVSATATMIELSLRNEDTLTPIENVISDDSNLESKRSRQGVGLSPTPRKIKKSKPVSAKTPDKPKRKPCIKLLTPSKIKVLFNTGKQIKSRLVKDAELKRVVKAISNGQPKRKIAMIAYNSFLKEEFISCVISDIKKDITKLVSKKANCCLRSTKCDNLSNFKFDRLLFEIQLHAPILYKTLSHSLKDSHVGIAVTTAIITRNKNMHMSALHHIVAQILDHSGTTDECISLFQKMGLSVSSSAATKKKADLAEYQTEHINSTVINEKKALETLARVSAILQVDFCWGSRYFKSAAKCCSQNRCPWWR